The sequence GACAAGGCACGCGAGGCAGACATCAACGAACAACCGGCACTGCGAGCGACGTCGGACAACGTGGCCCGCTCCAGTGAACGGCGACGACGAGAACTCATAGCAGGTTCCAGCGGTGAGGGGCGGAGATTCTACAACGGGACGGCGCCCCCGAAGGGGCGCGCCAGGTTACTTGGGAGCCTTCTCGATCTCGGCCTGCACTTCGTTGAACAGCGGCTCGCCGACCGTGTCGACAACGGTCTGGATCGCCGGCTTTGCCTGCTCACGCATGCGCTGGATCTGTTCCGGGCTGACCTTGTTGACCTGCATGCCGTGCTCCTTGATCTTCGCCAGGGCTTCGCGGGCTTCGGCACGGGTATCTTCACGTTCGGAATCGCGAGCCTTCTTCGCCGCATCCATGATGATGTCCTGCTCGGTCTTCGACAGGCCGTCCCACCAGCGCTTGGACGCGGTGACAATCCAGGGGCTGTAGACGTGATTGGTGACGCTGAGGTACTTCTGCACCTCGTAGAACTTGGACGACAGGATGGTGTTGTAGGGGTTTTCCTGGCCATCCACGGCCTTGGTCTCCAGCGCGGTGAACAGCTCGGAGAACGGCAGCGGCACCGCGTTGGCACCCATCTGCTTGAAGGTATCGATGAACACCGGGTTAGGCATAACGCGCAGCTTGATGCCGTTGAAATCTTCCATCGTCTCGACCGGACGCACGTTGTTGGTCAAGTTGCGGAAGCCGTTTTCCCAGTAGACCAGGCCGACGAGACCCTTGCTCTCCAGGGCATCCATGACCTTCTGCCCCACCGGACCGTCGAGCACGTAGTCGGCCTGCTTTTCGCTCTCGAACAGGAACGGCGTATCCCAGACGGCCATCTCCTTGGCGACACCCACAAGGGTCGCCGTCGAGCCGACCATCATTTCCTGGGCGCCGCCCATCAGTGCGTTCTGCATCTGATCATCGGATCCCAGGCTGGCGGAGCCGAAGGTGCGGACCTTGAGCTTGCCGTCGGAGGCTTTCTTGATCTCCTCGGCCAGCACCTTAGCCGCACGGCCCTGGTTGCTGTCTTCATTGAGGCCGTAGCCGAAGCGAATCATGCGCGGACGAATGTCGTCTGCCGCCTGTGCGGTTACCGCGGTGATGGCGCTGGTCAGGGTGGTGGCGGCGAGGGCCGTGATGAAGAAACGTTTCATGCTGACGTACCTTTTGTTGTTGTGGAGGGTTGGGTGAAGCGATTGTTGTTCTGGCCGATCACCGCAGCCACTGCAGCGGCACGGTGATGATCGACGGCACTGCGATCAGCAGCAGCACGATGACCAGATAAATGGCGAAGAACGGCGTGACACCACGCACCAGTGTTTCCATGCGCAACCGCCCTATCCCACCGACGACGTTGAGCACCGTGCCGACTGGCGGAGTGATCAGGCCGATCGAGCCGATCAGCACGAACATCACGCCGAAGTACACCGGGTTGATGCCCGCCTTGACCGCGATGGGCGCCAGTACCGGCCCCAGGATCAGGATGGTCGGCGTCAGGTCGAGGACCATACCGATGGCGATCATCAGCACCATGATGGCGAACATCAGCAGCTTCGGATCTTCAGCCAGCGGCCCGAGCATCGCCGCGATCTCGTCAGGAAGCTGGGCCAGGGTGATCATGTAGGCCGATACGATGGCGGCGGCACAGAGGAACATCACCGAAGCCGTGGTGCGGCTGGCGCGGGTCAGGACTTCGATGACACCGCTCCAGCTCAGCTCGCGGTAAAGCAGCGTCGACACCAGCAACGCGTAGACCGCCGCCACCACCGCCGCCTCGGTGGGCGTGAACAGGCCGAAGCGCAAACCGCCGACAATGATCACCGGCAGCATCAGCGCCGCGGCACCATCGACCAGGGCCTTGCGGCGTTCGGCCCCGCTGGCCTTCGCCTGCGGTGGTTCTTCGATCTTTCGGGCGATCAGGGTCCAGGCCACGACGAGCCCGGCGCCCATGATCAGGCCCGGCACCATCCCGGCGAGGAACAGCTGGCTGATCGAGGTATTGGTGACCACGCCGTAGATCACGAACGGCATCGACGGCGGAATGATCGGTGCAATGATGCCACCGGCCGCCACCAGCCCCGAGGACGGGCTCAGCGGGTAGCCGCGTTCGCGCATCATCGGCAGCAGCAGGGTCGCCAGTGCGGCGGTGTCGGCCAGCGCCGAGCCGGACATGCTTGCCAGCAGCACGGATGCCGCGATCGCCACGTAGCCGAGACCACCGCGCTTGTGGCCGAAATAGGCCTGCGCCATGTTGATGATGCGCCGGGAAATACCACCGGCATTCATCAGTTCGCCAGCGAGGATGAAGAACGGCACGGCCAGCAGCGGAAAGCTATCGGCCCCGGCTTGCAGGTTCTGGGCGAGCAGTTGCACGTCCCAGAAATCCAGATACCACATCAGCACCGCGCCGGTGAGGATCAGCGCGAAGGCGATCGGCATGCCGAAGGCCATGAAGCCAAACAGTGACGAGAGAAAGACGACGACAGTCATGTACGGACCTCGGGTGGGCGTCAGCCCTTGTTGTTATCGAGAA comes from Stutzerimonas stutzeri and encodes:
- a CDS encoding TRAP transporter substrate-binding protein, whose translation is MKRFFITALAATTLTSAITAVTAQAADDIRPRMIRFGYGLNEDSNQGRAAKVLAEEIKKASDGKLKVRTFGSASLGSDDQMQNALMGGAQEMMVGSTATLVGVAKEMAVWDTPFLFESEKQADYVLDGPVGQKVMDALESKGLVGLVYWENGFRNLTNNVRPVETMEDFNGIKLRVMPNPVFIDTFKQMGANAVPLPFSELFTALETKAVDGQENPYNTILSSKFYEVQKYLSVTNHVYSPWIVTASKRWWDGLSKTEQDIIMDAAKKARDSEREDTRAEAREALAKIKEHGMQVNKVSPEQIQRMREQAKPAIQTVVDTVGEPLFNEVQAEIEKAPK
- a CDS encoding TRAP transporter large permease; translated protein: MTVVVFLSSLFGFMAFGMPIAFALILTGAVLMWYLDFWDVQLLAQNLQAGADSFPLLAVPFFILAGELMNAGGISRRIINMAQAYFGHKRGGLGYVAIAASVLLASMSGSALADTAALATLLLPMMRERGYPLSPSSGLVAAGGIIAPIIPPSMPFVIYGVVTNTSISQLFLAGMVPGLIMGAGLVVAWTLIARKIEEPPQAKASGAERRKALVDGAAALMLPVIIVGGLRFGLFTPTEAAVVAAVYALLVSTLLYRELSWSGVIEVLTRASRTTASVMFLCAAAIVSAYMITLAQLPDEIAAMLGPLAEDPKLLMFAIMVLMIAIGMVLDLTPTILILGPVLAPIAVKAGINPVYFGVMFVLIGSIGLITPPVGTVLNVVGGIGRLRMETLVRGVTPFFAIYLVIVLLLIAVPSIITVPLQWLR